The genomic window TTGATATGGGAGGTACCCACAGGCAATTGGAAGCCTTGGATTGGCATGCATGGGAGGATCAAATCTAGAGAtaaagatttgggagtcatctgcctTGGGGTGAAAATGGGAGCCATGAAAGttgatgaaatcatcaagggaaactTTATAGAAAGACAGGCAGAtcctgagagaaacagagagtggaaaggggagggggggagaggcaGATCCTGAAAGATACAGAGaaacaggagaggagagaggggcagatactaagagagggaaagagagagaggcagagttgagaaaggaagagaaagagacagtgatGGGggtgggacagagagagagagagagagggagggagggaaggagaaagagagagagagggagagagagagagagagacagagacagagagagagagacagagagagagaggcagatacTAAGAGATAGATATTGAGACAGAAGAGTCAGTTACTGGGAGATGGGAGAGAtactgaggaaaaagagaagtgaggaacctcctccctccacccaccctGTTTTTCAGGAGCTGGAAGAGGAGCCAccagagagagagattaaaaagtGAATGGTCAAAAGGCAAGTTTAGAAGTGCATAACTATTCTTtctaaagaggaaagaagaatagTTTGAGGGCATAGCTGATTTAGAagggtgtttgtttgtttttaagttagGAGAAACCTGGATATGTTTGTAAGTAAAGGAAAGGCGTCACTAAAGAGGAAGAGACCAAAGATGGGAGAATATACATTTGATGCAGGTCctgaagaaggagggaggagatgggCCCAGGTGGCCAGAAAGGGAGGTCACCTCTTCCTCAGAGACCAGAGGAAAGGAACTGGGCCTGGGTCTGGGTATTACCACAGACTTTGAGGTGTGGAAGAGGGAAATTGAGGGAAGTTTCAGGCAGATGACCACCTAAGATTGGGGCCAACTACTGACAGTGAGTGGGATAGATTAGAATTGGGGGGTTTGAGGAGAAAGGAGTTTTGGAGTagctggggaggggaaggtgatTTGGAATCAATAGACATAAATAGAATAATTGCCATGAATCAAGGGAAGTCCCAGTTGAGGGTTATTAGCATACATTTCTAGCACCCCATCAGGGGATTTTCATCACTTCTACTTTGTTAAGGCAGTTCAGGAATAGGAGCAGAGAAGGGAGCTCATCCTCATCTAGGATTTTAAATTAGGGCAAGAATGACAGAAAGTCAAAGGACAAGGTATTCAAGAATAAAGAAGAGTGGGACTTTGAAAGAGGTGATCATGTGGTTGACTGTGTAGGGAGACAAGTCAGAAGAGGATGTGgctgaaagaggaaagaatcagGTGACCAGAGGTCATGAAAAGGAGACCTGGAGAAGTGGGAGTGATTtatgtcagagacaggaaatTCATAGTTTATGATCTCAAAGGTGAAATAGTTTTAAGTAATGGCAAGGTCTAAGATTTGACCACCTAAGTGAGAGGCTGTGGTAAAGAGGTGATAGAGGTCATCGGAGCTGAGGCAGGGGAGAATTTGTGAGGCCTGAGGAATTAAAGTAACAAGGATGATGACAGCTGGCCATTTGAATAGCATTCTAAGGTTTAAagtcagttgacaagcatttattaagcacctctgatgtgccaagtactgtagtaagcattagagatacaaaaaaaggcaaaaaatcagTCCCTTACTCCCAAGGAGCTCATACCTATTGGGAGAGTCAAcctacaaacaactatgtacagacagACAGGATATgcatagacaggataaattagaggtgATCACCAGAGGGAAGGCAGAGTGGACTTGTAcatacatatctcatttgatcttcactgcTCTGTGAGGTAGGATcatcaaaacaagtctgagatgTTTCTTAATAATTTGAAATCTAGCAGGGAGGGGAGAACAGACGCACACTGGGAATAAGGCACAGGCCTGGTGTCTGGTACACCCAAAACCCTGGATAAGGCTCTGAAATCCTGGCACCTGTAGGTCTGCTTTTCAGAGAGAACTTGTTGAAATGGTGGGGAGTGAAAATATTTCAGACACCATAGAAGAGCAGGGGTAACCCAGTAAATAGTGCTTTGATGTTTCCCTGCCTGCTACATTCATCCCAACTCTGGTATTTGAGACACCTGTTAAGGTCCTGGATAGGAGGAGAGAAGGTCTTCATGCTTGACAAACCCTCAGAGGTCTTAGTAAGGACCTTTGTGATGCAAAATAAGGCAGTGTGCTATTTGTCATGCCTGAAAATGACAAGTGGGGGGCAATGGACAACAGCTGGGATGGGaggtcttctctctttctctagggTGAAGTGTTAATGATCCAGGAAGCCAAAAGAGAGTGCCATGGGTCTTGGTATCTACCTGCTGGGAGAATGGAACCTGGAGAAACCATTCTGGAGGCACTGAGACGGGAGGTGAAGGAGGAGGCAGGCCTGGAGTGTGAGCCATTGACACTGCTGGCAGTGGAAGAACGAGGTCCCCGCTGGATCCGCTTTGCTTTCCTTGCCCGCCCCACAGGTACTTCTCCACATGGTGGGCAGTGGATGGGGAGTGCCTCATTCCCTTCTTGTTTCCTCAAACCTTCCCTCTCCCGACTGACTGTCCTAGAATAATCAACTGGCATAAATCTTTCTGCCAAAGAgggcatcttttttcttttatcgcTGATGCTTTTTTCTCCCGTCCGCCTTCTTTCAGGTGGGATCCTTAAGACTTCTAAGGAAGCAGATAAGGAGTCCCTGCAAGCTGGCTGGTACCCTCACACCTCCTTGCCCACTCCTCTTCGTTCCCATGACATCGTGCCCCTCATAAAACTGGGTTCTCACTATTACCAACAAGCTAGACATCCTCCTACTCTACCCCAAGAGCTTCCATGCAAGCTTATCTGCCAGCGACTTATAGCTGCCTTTACCAGTGCCAAGAATATATGGGTGTTGGCGGGTACAGAAGGCGGTCTCCATTTGCCCATCACAGCCTCTGGACTCACTCCGTCAGAGCAGAATAGCAGCATTATGGTGTCTGTGTTTCGACTCCTACAACAGTGCTTGACACTGTCCCAGTTGACAGTGAAAGCCCAGGGTGTCCTGGGGCTTCAGCACCTGGGCAAGAACCAGGCTGATGGGATCTGCCTGAATGTGCTGGTAACGGTGGCTTATAGAAATCCAGGTGTCCTCAACAAGCCACCTGAGATTCAAGGAATCAACTTCTGCTGGTGGCAGGTGGAAGAGGAAGATGTGCAAAGCCACCTACTAAAGAGACTTCAACAAGTGTCTGTTGTCCCAATCCATAGTTAACTGAGCTACTGGGAGATGAGCACACATGTAGACACTGACGCCATACATCCATGGTTTTGAATTTTCTAGGATACCTAGGAATTGGACCCGCAGAGATCTTCATGGGGATAAAAGGGGCCTCTTGGTTCTCTGGTCACCATGCTTCTTCCACCCCATAGTGCTGCTCTTTGCTTGCCAAGAGGGACAATGACTGGACTTGGGCAGAGAGTTCAGAGCCCAAACACTGGTCACCTAAGGCAAATTGAAAGCCTACTCAGCCCAGAGCCTGAGACTATTAGAATAGCTTGGCtgcagaggaaaccatgtctgctTATCTCTAGCGGCCACCTTGCCAGTGATAACATCCTTATCTTCTACAGTGCTGAAGCTTGTGTACACCAGTAGAAGGGTAAAATGGAAGCTCCTCCAGTGCTGCAGTGTGCCCTCTTCCTGAGCAACTGGGTGTCTATGTCCCCTGTTCAAAAAcagctctataaaatataaacttctataCCCAGCATCTAAGGCCATTGACAATCTGACTTCTACTTATGCTTCTAGCCTTATTACATACTTGTTCCCTTCATGAAGTCCACATTCCAGCTTTACTGGTTTGCTGTTATGGAACTCATCTCCTCCATTGGTGTATTTACATGAGTTTTCCTCAGTGCTTGGAATGCACCTCCATATCTCCAGTTCTTGGGATCCTTGATTGCTTCATGGATAAGCTTAGGTGCTACCTTTTCCATGAAGCAGTCACTAACTCCCCAGttaattctttttctctgtttactTTGTGTTATGCCTCTGTAACTGTCTATTCCTacagtaaaatgtaaacttgagggcaggggccgATTTTCCCTTTATATCCCTAAACACTTAgtacataagtgcttaataaatgtttgatcaaATTCCCCTTGAGGTCTGCCTGGGTGACTGtgaaacaaaaacagaagtgTTCTAGTTGCACTGCCCAAAGGGAGAAGCTTGTTCCTTCACTGAGCTGGCCTTCATAAACTGACCTGCTTGGGTGGTCCAGGGTTCTTGATCACAGGAAGAGAAGATGTGGGGCTGTAACCCTTAGTGGGGCCTCACTTCGGTCTCACCCACTTGAGGAGGAAATGTCTCAAAGATGAAAGGGGCAAATGAATGAACAGAATGTGCCTTCTGAGGAGGAGCTTGGCCAGCTCTGAGGTAAGCTATCACCGGAGAGGGTGAGATGCTGTCTGCCCTTGTGGCCAGTCTCAGGGCTATAGCAAGCAGGCAGTTTTCTCTGTGATTTGTACTTGGAGGGCTGCAAAGCACTGAAAAGGATGGAGCCATAATGTTTGTACAGCCATAATGTTTGTACAACCACACCGCTTTATTGCTGTGCTGCCTCATGGGGGGCACCATGCATAGGCCAAAGTGCATAGAAGTTGAGAGCTCAATTCTCGGACCTCCCATTATGTCCCCAAAGCTGAAATAAAGGTAGCCCATGTTCTCTCCAGCAGCTGAGATCAGCCTCCATATGCCCACCCTGAGAAGCAGTAGCCAGTCGATAGTCCTCCCAGCTTGCAGTGGGGAATGGAGGGATTAGGGAGGTCAGTGGGTTTCCTCCCCTTGCATGTTACCCCCTTGGCAGTTTAAGTCCAATCTGCAGAGAAAAGCAgccaggaaaagggaaaaaggggcTTTGGGCTGCTGCTGCTCCCTGCTTGGGAGGGAAGCCAACAACTGTAGTCCTCTGAGGTAATGCCTAGCACCACCTACTGCAGGTCAAAACAGATCCAGGGTGAGCGGGGTGGCAACCCCAGCAGCAGAGAACACAGGAGTGGCCACAGGCTTTGGCTGCTTTTCCTCCAGCCCCTTCCCGGCCGGGTCTGCAGGTGGGCCAATGAACACTAGCCTTGTTCATTCAGAACTCTGCTGAGGCCTGATGTTCCCAAGAGGAGTGCTCTTTTGGAGCCAGGGACTTGGGCGGGCTGCTAAGGGCATGGCCCTTCCTGGATCCTAGTGCCTCAGCCCAGGTGTCAGGGACCTGCCGAGACGGGTTCAGAGGGCGCCAGAGAAACCAGCCACAGGCTGGCTCTTTGCTCTTCTCCTCAGGCCCTTTCCCACCCTGGCTGCACTCACATCAAGGTTCTCATTAGCAGCTGCCCCCGCCTGGGTGCGGAACATACCTTGGGTGCTTGCCATGCTGCAGTTGGGAATTTTGCAACTGCCTAAAGGagaggcagaggaggaagagggggccTCCTTGAGCTCTCCCTTCACTGCTCACATCCCCTTGGGTCAAGCTTGGGTGGGCGGATGGGGTCTAAGTCTCAGCAGCTCTTTGATGCTTAGTATGAAAATAGGTTCCACCTCCCAAGACTGAAGAGCCTTAGAGCCAATTGCTCTCTTCTGCCCATCCCTTAACAGGGATGATtagaatggaagaagggaggtagtgggtacaaaaaaatcaaagggTTGGTAGGTACTGGGCATCTgctccacttctctctctctttgaacAATGTTTGTCTAAGGAAGAGCTGTAGCCTCCTCTCCCAGCTTCCTTGGCAATCTTCAAGAGCCCCACCTTGGAAGATATGGTCTACAAGCCAGGAGTTGAGTGCTAATGGCCTTGAAAAAGCAGGCGCCATTGCTGAGATCTGAGGAGGCAGTCAGGCCTCCCCCCACTCCAGGGAGAACAGTGCTAGGCATGCCAGGGGAAGAGGCTGCCTTGAGGCAAAGGTGTAGACATGgcgttccccccccccccccccccatggttCTGGCTCAGACATGTCCCTGTGGGGGTGAGGGCAGGTTCAAGTGAGGACTGTTTGGGGGGAATTTAACAAAGGCAATAGCAGCCAGCTCCTTGCAGAACTCTTCGAGCACTACCACCCCCTGCAGGAGGGTTTGATGGTCCATCCTACAGAAAAAGAGCAAAAGGGCACAGCTGCTCAGGGACTGGTGTTCCCCTGGTGTACCTTCCCTGATACCTACAGGGCATAGCAGAGAAACCTGCCAGAGGCAAACAGCAGAGCCCTTCCCCAGCAGCGCTCCCCCCgcctcccccacctccactgccacccccacccctccccctgccctgccACCACTCCAGCCTCCTACTAGGACATTTCCCAAAGCATCAGCATCACCTGAATAGGTACTTACTGCTCTCCTGGGACCTGCCCAGTCAACTGTTTCCGAATCAGGAGTAGCTTGCTTGAGAACTGGGGCACCCTCTGGATCCTCTGCATCAAGTCTCCAATTACCTAGATAAAGGCGAAGAAATGACTAGAAGGCTgggatgggagggggaaggggtacAGCAATGGGATCCTCTCATGGCCTTTCCTTAGGAGGTGCCAGCTGTGGGTCACCGtgggaatggggaaggaaaaggaaggagccTATCCCTCGTCCACCCGACTCTGACCAGTGCCTCACTGCCCGTGATAACATGTTGTGGACAGTGAGCCTCCTCTGGATCCCCTTTACTGCCCTTTCCATCTCAGCTTGCCTCTTGTTTTTTTGGTATCCTTACCCTCACAAGCACAGAGAAGAGACTCCTGCAACCAGGTGCCAGGCTGATGTAGGGGTCCAAGAGGTATTCATGGATATGGGGGTGAGGGAATAGGGCTAGGCGGGACAGGACGGAA from Notamacropus eugenii isolate mMacEug1 chromosome 1, mMacEug1.pri_v2, whole genome shotgun sequence includes these protein-coding regions:
- the NUDT18 gene encoding 8-oxo-dGDP phosphatase NUDT18 isoform X1 — its product is MASSGLAGDLRAVLGGQGLPVLDYDSVPLKVSPVPVQLRKNVSYIVLAVFFNDQGEVLMIQEAKRECHGSWYLPAGRMEPGETILEALRREVKEEAGLECEPLTLLAVEERGPRWIRFAFLARPTGGILKTSKEADKESLQAGWYPHTSLPTPLRSHDIVPLIKLGSHYYQQARHPPTLPQELPCKLICQRLIAAFTSAKNIWVLAGTEGGLHLPITASGLTPSEQNSSIMVSVFRLLQQCLTLSQLTVKAQGVLGLQHLGKNQADGICLNVLVTVAYRNPGVLNKPPEIQGINFCWWQVEEEDVQSHLLKRLQQVSVVPIHS
- the NUDT18 gene encoding 8-oxo-dGDP phosphatase NUDT18 isoform X2 → MIQEAKRECHGSWYLPAGRMEPGETILEALRREVKEEAGLECEPLTLLAVEERGPRWIRFAFLARPTGGILKTSKEADKESLQAGWYPHTSLPTPLRSHDIVPLIKLGSHYYQQARHPPTLPQELPCKLICQRLIAAFTSAKNIWVLAGTEGGLHLPITASGLTPSEQNSSIMVSVFRLLQQCLTLSQLTVKAQGVLGLQHLGKNQADGICLNVLVTVAYRNPGVLNKPPEIQGINFCWWQVEEEDVQSHLLKRLQQVSVVPIHS